The DNA window TGACGCCTATTGCAATAGCTAGGTTGAATAACATTAAAATAAGGGACGATTCATATTTCCATAAAGATTTGAGGTTCCTATCGAGTCGAATAGACCTCAAGTCGAAAACAGCACTGGAACAATACGAAGGTGGTTTCCATGAGAAGATGAATGAATCAGAAGCTCTACTGATCTTGAACATCTCACCGcatgaaatcaaaatgcTTAATGAATCTCTTCTGAAGAGGAAACACAGACAGGCATTAGTGAATAACCATCCAGATAAAGGTGGAAGCCCATATGTTGCTGCAAAAGTTAACGAAGCCAGAGATCTAATTAGAAAGAGCGTCTTAATACGAAGAGAGTGAGAAACACCTGTACATCACAACATATAGAcattcatttatatatatttagtATGAATTCCGATCGAGACTGATAAAAAGGTCGTTCTAGTGCTTGGAAGCATGAGAACCTTGAACTTGAAGCAATCGCATGAAGGTATCTTTACAATTTAACTACGATGAAGCCTCTGAACACTGTGAACTATCCACTGATTTGCTTGAAGCAAAATCAGAAGGAAAGCAGCAGAGTACGAACTCTATCTTTGCAACCATAGGAATTCCAAACTATGCCCATCTCAAAAAGCAGATATTGGTAAATTGTGAAGTCAATAAGGAATTGCCAGAGAGAACAATCAAGCTTGCCTCAAGACTTCTTAATGTGAGCACTGCAGCTCCTACAATAGACTACTGTTACATACAAGTTTCAGAGGAGAAACCTCCGACATTAGATAGTATAACCCTTCTATtaaatacaaaattatatGATAAGTTGGTTACATTATCTACAGATTATGAGCGCCTAGAATTCTTTTCACTGAAGTACAATATCAGAAACTTAAAAACGGTTATTCACAATGGTGATCTGATTTCAGA is part of the Kazachstania africana CBS 2517 chromosome 1, complete genome genome and encodes:
- the MDJ2 gene encoding Mdj2p (similar to Saccharomyces cerevisiae MDJ2 (YNL328C); ancestral locus Anc_3.10), whose translation is MVLPLVIGVGVTVVAISVRAGAQAWSVYKTLTPIAIARLNNIKIRDDSYFHKDLRFLSSRIDLKSKTALEQYEGGFHEKMNESEALLILNISPHEIKMLNESLLKRKHRQALVNNHPDKGGSPYVAAKVNEARDLIRKSVLIRRE